A single bacterium DNA region contains:
- a CDS encoding flagellar motor switch protein FliG: TLRSASQNEEEVIGAKSAADILNFVDRNNEERIISEIEEMYPEMAEQIRNLMFTFEDMKAIDDKGIQAIMKEVPRDQLVLALKTASPELSELLFRNVSKRAGEMIREDLEILGPTKLKDVEKAQQGIVDVVRRLEAEGKVVIQSGSDEEQYV; this comes from the coding sequence ACACTTCGCTCAGCTTCACAGAACGAAGAGGAAGTGATTGGTGCTAAGTCAGCGGCAGATATTTTAAACTTTGTAGATCGTAATAATGAAGAGAGAATCATTAGTGAGATTGAAGAAATGTATCCTGAGATGGCCGAACAAATCAGAAATCTCATGTTCACATTTGAGGATATGAAGGCTATTGATGACAAGGGCATACAGGCAATTATGAAAGAGGTGCCACGAGATCAATTGGTATTAGCCCTTAAAACTGCATCACCAGAACTTTCTGAGCTTTTATTTAGAAATGTTTCCAAACGTGCCGGTGAAATGATTCGAGAAGACCTTGAAATCCTTGGACCAACGAAGCTCAAAGATGTTGAAAAGGCTCAACAGGGCATCGTTGATGTGGTACGACGACTTGAAGCCGAAGGAAAAGTTGTCA